Genomic DNA from Etheostoma cragini isolate CJK2018 unplaced genomic scaffold, CSU_Ecrag_1.0 ScbMSFa_2809, whole genome shotgun sequence:
AAATAGCAAAACGGAAACAGGATATGATGTCACACGTTGTATGATGTTCAAAAAGGAAACATGCAAAgctaaaacaggaagtgagggGCGGAGTCAGATTGCTGATTGGTCGGCCCAGCTCAGCAGTTGTTGCCGGAGTTACGGAACTCTCCGTTCTCGGTGATCTGCAGAGACGAGGAGTTGCTAGGAGACAGGCCGTTCCTCTGGGACGTCCCCGCGTAGCGGTCCTTCAGCTGGGAGACCGCCGCCATCAGACGGCTGTTCGCTGCATCCAGACTCGCTATCCTCTTctcctgagagacagacaggcagggggacaggcagagagacaggttagagacagacagacacaggagcCGAGTCTCCGTCCACGTGTCCATCTAATGATCTGGAGCTgagaataaatctggtgaaagtgtgtttacagccaataagaacctgtggtgatgacatcacactgtcacactgttttagggtcagactgggacatctgattggttggagacatttaaggtgtttccattcagttacactgaatcacacaacagACGTCtaccatcacatgatcactatgggacaacat
This window encodes:
- the LOC117940589 gene encoding disabled homolog 2-interacting protein-like, which translates into the protein MAVEEELKKDHSDMQAVVDSKQKIIETQEKRIASLDAANSRLMAAVSQLKDRYAGTSQRNGLSPSNSSSLQITENGEFRNSGNNC